The Venenivibrio stagnispumantis DNA segment AAAGAGTTAAAAGAAATGGCTGAATATTATAAAAAGCCTCAAAGTGTTTTGATTGAAGAGTTATTAAAAGAAAAACTTAAAGAATACAAAAAGAAAAAGAAAAAAGAAGCATTGGAAAAAATTTTGAAAAATGCGGAATACTTTGCAGGAGTTACAGGAAACAAAACATTTCAAGAATTAAAAGAGGAAAGGGGAAGTGAATATTAAAAAAGTTTTTGTAGATGCAAATGTAATTATTGATATGTTTGATAAAAATAGAGAAAATTGTATTGTAGCAAATATGATAATGAATTACTGTGTTGATAAGGATCTGGAACTGTATACGAGCTGTGATTTAGTTACAACTGTTTATTATATTTTAAGTAAAAAAGGAAAGAAAAAAGCGTTGGAAGATATAAAAGCAGCTTCAGATATATTTGAATTAATACCTTTTGCTAATGAGGATTTAAATAAAGCAATTTATTTAATGGAAAAGGATCAAAGATTTAAAGATCTGGAAGATACATTACAGTATGTTTTGGCAAAAAAAGAAGGATGTGATTTGATATTAACAAATGATAAAGAATTTTATTCTCCTGATATAAAAGTAGTTAGTATTTCACAATTAGCTAAAGAACTTAACATTAAATAGTTTACAAACTTTCATGATTTATAATCGCTATTAAAGTGCTAATACTTGTTAAAAAGATAGGAACAAAAATTTCAAAAGGAGTTATTAATAATAAATCTTCAAAATAAGAATTTTTCCAAAAAAGTAATTAAACAAAAAATTCTCTTTTCTTGATAAGATGAGACAAGGTTTTACAGACACCAAAATTGAATTTTAATATATATACCTTTGATGAAAAATTTTTTTGAAAAAAAGAAAGGAAGTTTAAGGAAGTTTTTTATTGAAAACCTGTCCTATAAAGGAAATTACAAAGTAAGTTATTGAAAAAATAAAGGATAACGTTCCGGATATGAATGTTTCGTAATATATAATAATAACATATATATGGGGATATGGTTTTAAGATGAATAACGAAAAAAATTACCTGTCTGCAAACCATTGAGTATCAATGATTAAAAATTGTAAGGATAAATTCTTAGAATCATTGCCAAAATTCTGCCCTTACATTTTTTGAGTTCTTAGAATTATTGCTAAAAATCTGCCCTTACAGTTTTAACTTATTAAAATCATTGATATAAATTTAGCCTTACAAAATTATTAAAAAAAGAATTAATTCTCATTATTCTTCGCTATTGATATCAAAAAAAACATAAATTTAACTATCTTTTCTCAATAAGCTCCTTCTCTTTTTAGAACAACTTTGATTGTTTTAAATAAAATTATTATATCAAGCCATAAAGACCAATTTAATACATACCAAGTGTCTATTTCTACTCTAAAATCATAATCTGTATTGCTTCTACCGCTTACTTGCCAAAGACCGGTAATACCCGGTTTTACCATATAGTAATATTCTGCAAAATCTTTATAATATTTCTCAATTTCATCCTTTATAACAGGTCTTGGCCCAACAAGACTCATCTCTCCTTTTAAAACATTAAAAATTTGTGGTAATTC contains these protein-coding regions:
- a CDS encoding type II toxin-antitoxin system VapC family toxin encodes the protein MNIKKVFVDANVIIDMFDKNRENCIVANMIMNYCVDKDLELYTSCDLVTTVYYILSKKGKKKALEDIKAASDIFELIPFANEDLNKAIYLMEKDQRFKDLEDTLQYVLAKKEGCDLILTNDKEFYSPDIKVVSISQLAKELNIK